The following proteins are co-located in the Sulfurospirillum deleyianum DSM 6946 genome:
- the gap gene encoding type I glyceraldehyde-3-phosphate dehydrogenase: MALKIAINGFGRIGRCVARIIDSRDDVELVCVNDTADRATTKQLLKYDSVHGVFAGHVELLENDYMQMGKSKVKMFSTRDPKELNFADYGVDVVLECTGALLTQKDTQVFIDNGIKKVILSAPAKDDTPTFVIGVNEDQYANQAIISNASCTTNCLGPVAKILDDAFGIEKGLMTTVHSYTNDQNILDVKHRKNDLRRSRAAAVNMIPTTTGAAKAIGLVLPHLKGKLHGQSVRVPTPNVSMVDLNVVVKKATTKEEVNAILSEKAQGVLKGILEVDVEQRVSQDFLTTSWSSIVAVDLTQVICGDMIKIMAWYDNEWGYSTRLVDMALHISK; encoded by the coding sequence ATGGCACTCAAAATTGCTATAAATGGATTTGGTCGCATTGGAAGATGCGTTGCAAGAATTATTGATTCAAGAGATGATGTTGAGTTGGTATGTGTCAATGATACAGCAGATCGCGCTACTACAAAACAGTTACTCAAATACGATAGCGTACATGGTGTTTTTGCTGGGCACGTTGAGTTGCTTGAAAATGATTATATGCAAATGGGTAAATCTAAAGTTAAAATGTTCTCTACACGTGACCCAAAAGAGCTTAATTTTGCAGATTACGGGGTGGATGTTGTTTTAGAGTGTACGGGTGCACTGCTCACACAAAAAGATACGCAAGTTTTTATTGATAATGGGATTAAAAAAGTAATTCTCTCAGCACCGGCAAAAGACGATACCCCAACGTTTGTGATTGGTGTGAATGAAGATCAATACGCAAATCAAGCGATTATCTCCAATGCGAGTTGTACCACAAACTGTTTAGGACCTGTGGCAAAAATTTTAGATGATGCGTTTGGGATTGAAAAAGGGTTGATGACCACCGTTCACTCTTATACCAATGATCAAAATATTTTGGACGTGAAGCATCGCAAAAACGATTTACGTCGTTCCCGTGCAGCTGCTGTTAATATGATTCCTACGACCACAGGTGCAGCCAAAGCGATAGGTCTTGTCCTTCCGCATCTTAAAGGCAAATTACACGGTCAAAGTGTGCGTGTTCCAACACCCAATGTTTCTATGGTAGATTTAAATGTGGTGGTAAAAAAAGCAACGACTAAAGAAGAGGTCAATGCGATTTTGAGCGAAAAAGCGCAGGGTGTGCTTAAAGGTATTTTGGAAGTGGATGTAGAACAAAGAGTTTCTCAAGACTTTTTAACCACTTCATGGAGTTCGATTGTAGCGGTGGATTTAACACAAGTGATTTGTGGTGATATGATTAAAATTATGGCATGGTATGACAATGAGTGGGGCTATTCAACCCGTTTAGTTGATATGGCATTGCACATTAGCAAGTAA
- a CDS encoding phosphoglycerate kinase: MIRSIRDLDIAGKKVFIRCDFNVPLDEFTNITDDRRVRSAIPTIRYCLDHGCSIILASHLGRPKGVVDEKYSLAPVQMRLKRLLDKEVMLASDVIGKDAVEKAAALQSGEVLLLENLRFHKGETSNDEEFAKALADMADIYINDAFGVCHRAHASVEAITHYFNEKTSAAGFLLQKEIEFSRNLLRRPTRPFVAVVGGSKVSGKLQALVNLLPRVDKLVIGGGMAFTFLKAQGLDIGNSIVEDDLLDEANRVMEEAKRLGVKIYLPVDVVAAQTCSQDATIKFVTVQEIPKGWMGLDIGPATSRLFREALADAQTILWNGPMGVFELEKFSKGSFKMSHVIAEAHATTVVGGGDTADVVARAGDADEMTFISTGGGASLELIEGKELPGVKVLAKSENL, encoded by the coding sequence ATGATTCGCTCGATTCGAGACCTCGATATTGCAGGAAAAAAAGTTTTTATTCGTTGTGATTTTAATGTCCCTTTGGATGAGTTTACCAATATTACCGATGATAGACGTGTGCGCTCAGCCATTCCTACGATTCGTTATTGTTTAGATCATGGCTGTTCCATTATTTTAGCAAGCCATTTAGGTCGCCCTAAGGGTGTTGTGGATGAAAAATACTCCCTCGCTCCTGTGCAGATGAGACTCAAACGCCTTTTAGATAAAGAGGTCATGTTGGCGAGTGATGTGATTGGTAAAGACGCGGTTGAAAAAGCGGCTGCTTTGCAATCAGGAGAGGTGCTGTTGCTTGAGAACTTACGTTTTCATAAAGGTGAAACAAGCAATGATGAAGAGTTTGCCAAAGCTTTAGCGGATATGGCGGATATTTATATTAACGATGCGTTTGGCGTTTGCCATAGAGCGCACGCTTCGGTTGAGGCGATTACACACTATTTCAATGAAAAAACATCGGCTGCTGGATTTTTGCTCCAGAAAGAGATAGAGTTTTCACGCAATCTCCTTCGCCGTCCAACACGTCCGTTTGTAGCGGTTGTAGGTGGAAGTAAAGTGAGTGGTAAGCTTCAAGCTTTGGTTAATTTATTGCCTCGTGTGGATAAACTTGTGATTGGTGGCGGTATGGCGTTTACCTTTTTAAAAGCACAAGGGCTTGATATTGGAAATTCCATTGTTGAGGATGATTTGCTGGATGAAGCGAATCGTGTGATGGAAGAGGCAAAACGTTTGGGCGTTAAGATTTATTTACCGGTGGATGTCGTTGCTGCACAAACCTGCTCACAAGATGCGACCATTAAATTTGTCACGGTTCAAGAGATTCCTAAGGGATGGATGGGGCTTGACATTGGACCTGCGACTTCACGTCTCTTTAGAGAAGCCTTAGCGGACGCTCAGACCATTTTGTGGAATGGACCGATGGGTGTGTTTGAGCTTGAGAAATTCTCCAAAGGAAGCTTTAAAATGTCCCATGTGATTGCAGAAGCGCATGCCACAACCGTTGTCGGTGGTGGCGATACGGCAGATGTGGTCGCCCGTGCGGGGGACGCCGATGAGATGACGTTTATCTCCACAGGTGGTGGGGCTAGTTTAGAGCTTATTGAAGGAAAAGAACTTCCTGGTGTTAAAGTCCTTGCAAAAAGTGAGAACCTCTAA
- a CDS encoding triose-phosphate isomerase, translating into MMIASNFKTNYTRAKADSFIKSIQACMTRTKSEQEVRIFAPFTALNSFDEVKNLKVGAQNFYPVQNGSFTGEIGFEQLEEFGIETVLIGHSERRHILKESHAFIAQKYDFAKARDAEIIYCVGEPAEVRMQGIDAVMSYLWEQFEGIDIHYEKLIIAYEPVWAIGTGLSARLEDIEEVLERLREKLSKPLLYGGSVKVENIESILHVKECDGVLVGTASWNEEAFCEMIRIADSVKK; encoded by the coding sequence ATGATGATTGCCTCAAACTTCAAAACAAATTATACCCGTGCCAAAGCGGATAGTTTTATTAAGAGCATTCAAGCATGTATGACTCGCACAAAAAGTGAGCAAGAAGTTCGTATTTTTGCTCCTTTTACGGCATTAAACTCTTTTGATGAGGTCAAAAATCTCAAAGTGGGTGCGCAAAATTTTTACCCTGTGCAAAATGGTTCTTTTACAGGTGAAATCGGTTTTGAACAGCTTGAAGAGTTTGGGATTGAGACGGTATTGATTGGTCATAGTGAACGCCGTCATATTTTAAAAGAGTCCCATGCGTTCATTGCTCAAAAGTATGATTTTGCCAAAGCCAGAGATGCAGAAATTATTTATTGTGTGGGTGAGCCAGCAGAGGTTCGCATGCAAGGTATTGATGCTGTGATGAGCTATTTGTGGGAGCAGTTTGAGGGCATTGATATTCACTATGAAAAACTCATTATTGCCTACGAGCCTGTTTGGGCGATTGGTACGGGATTAAGTGCACGATTGGAAGATATAGAAGAGGTCTTAGAACGGTTGCGAGAAAAGCTTTCAAAACCTCTTTTGTACGGAGGAAGTGTAAAAGTAGAAAACATTGAATCTATTTTACATGTAAAAGAGTGTGATGGTGTTTTAGTAGGAACGGCGAGTTGGAATGAAGAAGCATTTTGTGAAATGATTCGCATTGCTGATAGTGTTAAAAAATAA
- the fabI gene encoding enoyl-ACP reductase FabI, producing the protein MFMKGKKGLIVGIANNKSIAYGIAKACKEQGAELAFTYLNEQLEKRVRPIAEEFGCDKVYELDINNPAHLEALTASLEKDFGKIDFVVHSVAYAPKEALSGHFVDTTKEAFDIALGTSAYSLVALTRACLPVMNDNASVLTLSYLGGPRYVPHYNVMGVAKAALESCVRYLAVDLGSRGIRVNAISAGPIKTLAASGIGDFRMILNWNEVNAPLRKNVTTDEVGNSGMYLLSDLASGVTGEIHYVDAGYNIMGMGMDETDDEGHTVLAWDKQK; encoded by the coding sequence ATGTTTATGAAGGGCAAAAAAGGTCTTATTGTCGGAATTGCGAATAACAAGTCAATCGCATATGGCATTGCCAAAGCGTGTAAAGAACAAGGTGCAGAGTTAGCGTTTACCTATCTGAATGAGCAATTAGAAAAGCGGGTACGCCCTATTGCTGAAGAGTTTGGTTGCGATAAAGTGTATGAACTAGACATTAACAATCCAGCGCACTTAGAAGCACTGACAGCTTCTTTAGAAAAAGATTTTGGAAAGATTGATTTTGTGGTTCACTCTGTTGCGTATGCGCCCAAAGAGGCATTGAGTGGACATTTCGTCGATACGACGAAAGAAGCGTTTGATATTGCGCTTGGAACGTCTGCGTACTCATTGGTTGCTTTAACCCGTGCGTGTTTACCTGTTATGAATGACAATGCTTCGGTACTGACACTCTCGTATTTAGGTGGACCTCGTTATGTGCCTCATTACAATGTTATGGGTGTGGCAAAAGCAGCTCTTGAGTCATGTGTTCGCTATTTAGCGGTTGATTTAGGGAGCCGTGGTATTCGTGTGAATGCGATTAGTGCAGGGCCTATTAAAACCTTAGCTGCGAGTGGAATTGGTGACTTTAGAATGATTTTAAATTGGAATGAAGTCAATGCTCCTCTTCGTAAAAATGTAACAACCGATGAAGTAGGCAACAGTGGTATGTATCTGCTTAGTGACCTTGCGAGTGGGGTAACGGGTGAAATTCATTATGTAGATGCTGGGTATAATATTATGGGTATGGGCATGGATGAGACAGATGATGAAGGGCATACTGTTCTTGCTTGGGACAAGCAGAAGTAG
- a CDS encoding ABC transporter permease — translation MRSLLQKILYLFLMLSLISLISFGAIHLAPNSFFASGDLNPNITPEALEQLKRVYGLDQSRVSQFFAWFNAILHLDFGISFASGKGVRSEILERLPITLLMNGVSMVIVFVLALYWGIKSAMRLDSWYDKSIKQLSLISYAMPSFYLSLLLVIFFAVEWKLFPISGLHSQGIKSEGLAYLLDSAWHLVLPIFVMVFGGLGSLILYVRSLTLNILKSDYIFFAKSRGIEGGNLLWRFILPNLSPPLITMLGLSLPGLIGGSVILESIFAINGMGLLFYQSALSRDYPVIMGILIISSFLTLLGNMLADIILTKLNPHFKRRTV, via the coding sequence ATGAGGAGTTTGCTACAAAAAATTTTGTATCTTTTCCTCATGCTCTCTTTAATTTCTCTTATTTCTTTTGGAGCGATTCATTTAGCTCCAAACTCCTTTTTTGCCAGCGGTGATTTAAATCCAAATATTACACCAGAAGCCCTAGAACAACTCAAAAGGGTTTACGGGCTTGATCAGTCACGTGTCAGTCAGTTTTTTGCTTGGTTTAATGCTATTTTACACCTTGATTTTGGTATTTCGTTTGCCAGTGGAAAAGGCGTTCGTAGTGAGATTCTTGAGCGATTGCCCATTACCCTTTTAATGAACGGGGTGAGTATGGTTATTGTATTTGTCCTAGCGCTTTACTGGGGCATTAAATCTGCTATGCGTTTGGATTCGTGGTATGACAAAAGCATCAAACAACTCTCGCTCATCAGTTATGCCATGCCATCCTTTTATCTTTCGCTGTTGTTAGTGATTTTTTTTGCCGTGGAGTGGAAACTCTTTCCTATTTCTGGGCTTCATTCTCAGGGTATCAAGAGTGAGGGTTTAGCGTATCTATTAGACAGCGCATGGCATTTGGTATTGCCCATTTTTGTTATGGTTTTTGGTGGACTTGGAAGTTTAATTTTGTATGTGAGAAGTTTGACACTGAATATTTTAAAGAGTGATTATATCTTTTTTGCAAAAAGTAGAGGCATTGAGGGAGGCAATCTTTTGTGGCGTTTTATCCTTCCCAATCTTTCACCTCCTCTTATAACGATGTTAGGACTCTCTTTGCCTGGATTGATTGGCGGGAGTGTCATTTTAGAATCCATTTTTGCGATTAATGGTATGGGACTTTTGTTTTATCAAAGTGCGCTCAGTCGAGATTATCCTGTGATTATGGGTATTTTGATTATTTCCTCTTTTTTGACCTTACTTGGTAATATGCTTGCTGATATAATATTAACAAAACTCAATCCTCATTTTAAAAGGAGAACCGTATGA
- the nusA gene encoding transcription termination factor NusA — protein sequence MEKIVDIIESIAHEKGLDINEVRNTVTMALVKTAKKIYGAEYEYGAEIDSATKTLKLYQKVIVVSPDDERLLDGNENFIAIKEAKEVDPEIEIGDELTYELPLDNLGRTAAATLQRELEYHIQRLLEHNIFDKYQKMVGKTVFGSVVRVDNDENTYIEIDEIRAVLPRKNRIKGEKFKVGNVVKSVIRKVLIDKAQGMYVELSRTSPKFLESLLELEVPEIKDGLIKIMGSARIPGERAKISLVSFHPNIDAVGATVGTKGARINAVSKELHNENIDCIEFSSVPEIFISRALSPAIISNVKIQNNKAIVTLPSDQKSKAIGKNGINIRLTSMLTGFEIELVESGSGTSSTENTSDELATERDPNALKNLFGGL from the coding sequence ATGGAAAAAATTGTAGATATTATAGAATCTATTGCCCATGAAAAAGGCTTAGATATTAACGAAGTTCGCAACACCGTTACCATGGCGCTGGTTAAAACAGCTAAAAAAATTTATGGCGCAGAGTATGAATACGGTGCGGAAATTGATTCTGCAACTAAAACACTTAAACTCTATCAAAAAGTCATTGTTGTCAGCCCTGATGATGAACGTTTATTGGATGGAAATGAAAATTTTATTGCTATTAAAGAGGCAAAAGAGGTTGACCCAGAAATTGAAATCGGGGATGAACTTACGTATGAATTACCCCTTGATAATTTGGGTAGAACTGCAGCGGCAACGCTTCAGCGAGAGCTAGAGTATCACATTCAACGCCTTTTAGAACATAACATTTTTGATAAATACCAAAAAATGGTCGGAAAAACCGTTTTTGGCAGCGTTGTACGTGTCGATAATGATGAGAACACCTATATTGAAATTGATGAAATCAGAGCAGTTTTACCTCGTAAAAACCGTATCAAAGGTGAAAAATTCAAAGTAGGCAATGTGGTTAAAAGTGTGATTCGAAAAGTCCTCATCGATAAAGCGCAAGGGATGTATGTCGAACTCTCCCGTACCAGCCCTAAATTTTTAGAGTCACTGTTAGAATTAGAAGTTCCTGAAATCAAAGATGGATTGATTAAAATCATGGGAAGTGCACGTATTCCAGGGGAGCGGGCTAAAATTTCTTTAGTCTCTTTTCATCCTAATATTGATGCCGTTGGTGCAACCGTTGGAACCAAAGGAGCTCGTATTAATGCGGTCAGTAAAGAGTTACACAATGAAAATATTGACTGTATTGAGTTTTCAAGTGTCCCTGAAATCTTTATCTCACGTGCACTCAGTCCTGCGATTATTTCGAACGTTAAAATTCAAAATAACAAAGCAATCGTCACTCTTCCAAGCGATCAAAAATCTAAAGCTATTGGAAAAAATGGTATCAATATTCGCTTGACATCTATGCTCACAGGATTTGAAATTGAGTTGGTTGAGTCTGGAAGCGGTACATCATCCACAGAAAATACATCTGATGAACTGGCAACAGAACGTGATCCTAACGCCCTTAAAAACCTTTTTGGCGGACTCTAA